aacaatgaaggtCTGCCCTCTGATAACATGTCAACGGAAAACGCTACCATTCTGACCAATTCCGTCAAATGGCCCCTCATGATCGATCCTCAACTCCAAGGGATTAAGTGGATCAAAAATCGTTTCACGGACAATCTAACTGTCATTCGACTAGGTCAAAAGAGTTACTTGGACACAATTGAAAAGTAAGTtatccttccttccttcctatTCCAGTGtcccaattgaaaaaaatggctcagaacATGCTACTCTTTCCTGGCTTCAGATGTGTTTGCCAAGGGAAGATCCTATTGATTGAAAACTTGGACGAGGAGATTGAGCCCGTCTTGGATCCATTGCTCGGACGACTTCTCATCAAGAAGGGGAAAGCCATTCGACTAGGTGACAAGGAAGTCGAATATAGCCCAAATTTCCGTCTGTATCTCCATACCAAATTGGCCAATCCTCACTATAAACCGGAGCTTCAAGCTCAAACCACACTGATCAATTTTACTGTTACCAGACAAGGCTTGGAGGATCAACTCTTGGCTGAAGTTGTGAAAGCTGATCGACCTGATCTGGAGGAACAAAAAGTAGTCGATTCTGTCAAggaacttgaattttcattttgatggcaaGATCACATTAACTTTCAGGCGGAACTGACAAGACAACAGAACGAGTATAAGATTCTGCTAAAATCTTTGGAGGACGATCTCCTCATGCGTTTGAGTTCGGCGGGAGACAATATTTTGAGCGACAGCGCATTGGTGGAAAACTTGGAGCATACCAAAAAAACGGCTGCGGACATTGAGGTCAAGGTCTCGGAGGCCAAACGAACTTCGTTCGAAATTGACAAGGCCAGGGAATTTTACCGCCCTGCAGCAGCAAGAGCTTCCGTGCtctatttcatcttgaacgaTTTGTACAAGATCAATCCCATCTATCAATTTTCACTGAAAGCATTTAGCGTTGTCTTTCACGTGGCAATTGAGAGGGCTGAGCAGGCACAAGAAGTGAAAGTTCGAGTGGATAATCTCACGGATTGCATCACTTACAGTGTGTTCCAATACACAACAAGGGGCCTCTTCGAGTGCGACAAGCTAATCTTCACCGCCCAAATGGCATTTCAGGTAAGTTGTCACTGTCCTTGACTTCTTCGTTACAATTTGATTAAATACATCTTTCTGCTCCAAGATTCTCATAATGAAAAAGGAAGTAAATCCGGCGGAATTGGATTTCTTGTTGAGATTCCCGGTAACTCCAAACATAACAAGTCCggttgatttcatttccaatattGGTTGGGGAGCTATCAAGAGCCTCGCCGGAATGGAAGATTTTAGGTGtgtctcaatcaaatttggatttggTCACGCTTAGAGATTCAATGTGATGTGCATGGTCATTGATTCAGGAATTTGGATCGGGATATCGAAAATAATGCAAAACGATGGAGGAAATTTGTGGAAGCCGAGGCCCCCGAGAAGGAGAAATTTCCTcaggaatggaaaaaaaaagatgctttgcAACGTCTTTGCATGATGCGATGTCTCCGTCCGGATAGAATGACATACGCGGTCCTGGGTTTCGTTCAAGAAAAGCTTGGCCCAAAATTTGTCGAGAATCGCTCAGTGGAGTTTGCTAAAAGCTATGAAGAGTCTGGTACGTCACAGGAAAAAAGGTATGATATAACAACACTTTTACTAATCATCTTTCGATGCCTTTTTGCATTAAAGGCCCATCAACACCAATATTCTTCATCCTTTCTCCCGGAGTAAATCCCCTGAAGGACGTGGAAGCTTTGGGGAAGAAACTGGGCTACACTCAAATAGAGAAGAACTTCCACAACGTGTCTCTTGGCCAAGGACAAGAAGTCGTGGCAGAAAATGCTATGGAGATCGCTTCCAGAGGTAATGACCGAACTCTAAAAGACGTTTATTGATTGGGGAAGATTATCATAGTGATTTTTCAGAGGGTCACTGGGTCATTCTACAAAATATTCACTTGGTCAAGACTTGGTTACCcggattggaaaagaaaattgaggaATTCAGCGAGGGTTCCCATCATTGTTATCGGTTATTCCTTAGCGCTGAGCCAGCACCTTCCCCAGAGAACCATATCATCCCTCAAAGTATTTTGGAAGCTTCAATCAAGATCACAAATGAGCCTCCAACTGGGATGCAAGCCAATCTGCACAAAGCATTGGATAACTTTGATCAAGACACGTTAGAAATGTGCTCAAAAGAAGCGGAATTTAAGAGCATTTTATTCTCGCTATGCTATTTCCACGCTGTGGTGGCAGAGCGAAGGAAATTTGGACCGCAAGTCAGCCATTTCATTCGATTGATTAACAAAGTTCATGAACTAAATTGTTTGTGCAATTGCTTTCATTGTTAGGGATGGAATAAGTCTTATCCGTTCAACACCGGTGATCTTGTGATTAGCATGAATGTGCTCTTCAATTATTTGGAGGCGAACAACCGAATCCCTTGGGAAGACCTGCGATATCTCTTTGGGGAGATCATGTATGGTGGTCATATCACAGATGATTGGGATAGGAGATTGTGCAAGGTGAATGGCAGGTTCAGATTAAACGAGCAATATTTTCCATATCTCTGATATGATCTATCCATCTGTTTTAAAGGCTTACCTGGAGGAATACATGCATCCGGACCAATTGGATGGAGAACTAATGCTGGCACCAGGCTTTTCAACGCCTCCCAACATGGATTATTTGGGATATCATAACTATATCACCGAGAACCTACCCCAAGAGTCGCCACCTTTGTACGGATTGCATCCCAATGCAGAAATCGGATTCCTCACCGCAACCTCTGAAAAGCTTTTCAGAACAGTAAGGGCCGGAATAAATGTTGCACTTTGGGATCTGGTTTCATACCAATTAAAATCTGTCCTCAGGTTTTTGAGTTACAACCACGTGAAGGTGGGGCCACCGGAGGCCCGGTGACAACCCGCGAGGAAAAGATCAAATCCATCGTGGATGACATTATGGAAAAGCTGCCCGATCCTTTTAATATGAGTGAGATCATGGGGAAAGTGGAGGAAAGAACGCCCTATGTCGTGGTGGCATTCCAAGTAAGTCGTAGTTCAGTGGACATAAACCaatattttggattcaaaCACGTTGATCTATAACTCCAAAGGAATGTGAGAGAATGAACATTCTTACCAAAGAAATGCGAAGATCCTTGAAAGAGTTGGATTTGGGTCTCAAAGGCGAACTCACTATCACACCAGATATGGAAGATCTTGGAACAAGCCTTTTCTTTGACCAAGTTCCACCCACCTGGACCCAAAGAGCTTACGCGTCTCTTCAAGGGCTCTCAGCTTGGTATGCAGATCTCCTCTTGAGGATTAAGGTAGCACTTACCATCATTCATTCCTCGTTCTTTTTCAGTTTTAACAATGCTTCCTTTCCTGTATTTTCTAGGAATTAGAGTCATGGACGTCTGACTTCAGTTTCCCGCCTACCATCTGGTTGAGCGGCTTTTTCAATCCTCAATCGTTTCTCACCGCCATCATGCAGAGCACGGCGCGCAAGAATGAACTTCCACTGGATAAAATGAGTTTGGCTTGCGAGGTGaccaaaaagataaaagaagAAATCCAAGCTCCTCCAAGGGAAGGAGCTTATATCCATGGATTATTCATGGAGGGAGCTAGGTAAGTTGAAGGATCACAAATAAAAATGTAACAGTTTTAAGCTATTTTTGTTAAATTGcacatttgacaaaagccGACTATTCGATTTAGGGATgctaatcttatgaaaaagtggtgttttttaacaaagcaaaaccaatcaatttcattgtaaGATTGATTTAAGATTACTAATAAGTGCCAATGATCCAAATCGAATATACAGACTTTCCATAAACTCACGAGAAGCAGTTAGAACTTAGTATATCTCCCTTGTATATACTTGTCCTAAACCTTTGAGTCGATGAAGACttgtgtttgatttggaactgatCTCATTACTTTATTCAGAGAGCGTTAAAGGTCCAGCGTTAGCAACATTAGAATCCCAGGGGAGAAGACTCAACATCTCCCCCTTCGAGACATAATATTCATTAGTGATGATCGtcatatttgtttcaaataacGACGATTACGATAGAACAGTCTTCCGTCGTCCAATTCAATCTTGTAGGAGCGATTGTTCCTGAGCGATGACAAGACTCGTCCCTTTGAATCCCATCTTGATGTCCGAGTGTTCTGAATCAACACCTCATCGCCAACCGAGAGCGGCGAAAGGTCGTGACTTTGCTTGTCGGCCCATGTTACTCTCTTGGCATATTGTTCCGATTTTCTTCTCTTGGCCTCCTCGTATTGATCATCCGAGACTCGAGCATATATGATCGGATGTGCTGGCAAACATGTCCGTTGTGGGCGGTTGAATATCCAGTGAGCTGGAGAGAATCCCGAAACATTCGGCGTATTCCGAAATTCGCGCAACATTTGACGAAATTCGTGCCAAGATGTAGATTTCAGAATTAAAAACTTCATTTGCTTCACAGCCGACTCCGCGTGGCCATTTGATCTCGGATTATAGGGGCTGGAAAGCTCATGTCTTATTTGATTTGTCAGACAAAACTTCGAAAACTCTGAACGGAATTGCGGGCCATTATCCGTCCTAATATTGTTTGGAATTCCCCAGTCCAAGAACCACTCCGAAAGATGCCTTGTTATTGCTGTAGTGTCAAGAGCTTTCAAGGGGAAGACAGCCGGCCAGTTTGAAAACCGATCAACCAAAACCATGTATTCCTTTCCGGCCGCTTGAAAAAGGTCCACCGAAATGCTTTCGAATGGTCTGGAGGACTCAGATTTCTGAATCTTTTCCATAGGTTGACTGGGGCGAATTTCTTGGCATAACCGACATTGTTGAATTCGGAGGGCGATCTCGTTGTTCATTCCTGGCCAAAAGTATCTTACACGGGCAGCAGCTCTGGTCTTTGTTACACCCTGATGGGATTGATGTAGGACATCTAGGATCGTCTTCCGAGCGGCCAAAGGAACCACCACCCGAGCATTGTACAAAATGACTCGATAATCTTCATCATAAGATAGCTCATCCCAATAATTCTTGTAAGCCAAAGCCGGATGTGACGAAGGGAGTGCTCGGAGGTCCTTGCCTTGTAACAAAGTTTGAACCACTTCTTCATAGAATGGATCCTCTATGGCAGCCCTTGATATGAAGTCTAGATTCTGGTCCAATTCTCCCGTGATTTGGCAAACCTGTACGTTGTTCACAAATGgttcatcatcaccattacTGGCATTTGACGACGGGTCGAATAAAGGAGCACGAGAGAGAGCATCCGCTATCAAATGCTGCTTGCCTGGAacccattcaattttgaacgtgAATCCAGATATAGTGCTAATTAATCGTTGCAGCCGTGAATTTTCGATGGCAGATATATCAGAGTAGTTAAACAAGCCCAGCAATGGCTTGTGATCGGTGAGAACTTTGAATGTGATTCCTTCGAGGTACAGACGGCACTTCAAAATAGCCCACTTAATTGCTAGGGCTTCAAGCTCACACACTGCATATCGGCTCTCAGCCAATGTGATAGCCCTTGATCCGCATTGAATCAGGTGAATGCGTCCCTGGGTAGAGGTCTGGATTAAGGCGAAACCAAGGCCCTTCAGCCTTGAAGCATCAGTGAGAAGGGACGTTGGCAATGAAGGATCGAAGTGAGATAATAGTGGACCCTCCGGTTCAGAGAGGATCACTTTTGCCTTGGAGAACGCCTCATCATGCTCTGGGAGCCACTGAAATTGAGTCTTGCATCGGAGGAGTGGGCGCAAAGGTTCCAAAACGTGAGCCATATCGGGAACAAATTGACCCAGTTGGTTGGCCAGACCAAAGAATGATCTCAGATCAGTGATATTCAATGGTTTAGGAAATTTAGAAATGGCCGCAGATTTGTCTGGATCGGGTCGAACTCCATTAGCATTGATGACGAACCCAGCAAATTTGACCTCGTTTCCCACCTGGATCTTCGCCTTTGATAAGGTAATGTCATACTCTTGACAGCGCTGTAGCACTGCCGACAGTCTCTCCTTCaactcgtccaaagaagaagcatgAATGAGGATATCATCCACAATCTTATGAATTCCTTTCAAGTCACGTAGGGCTTCATCCCCTCTCCGACAATATTCATCTCCAGAGGCATTCAGCCCCATAGGAGCGCGACAATATCGGAACCGCCCGTAAGGAGTTAAGAAAGTGGTTATGTCGCGAGACTCTTCGTCCAAAGGaatttgccaatatcctttCCGAGCATCGAGTGCGACGAAGTAGCGAGCAGTGTGGGGAATTGACGAAGCTATCTCGGATGGAGTGGGGAACGTATGATTAGGTCTTCTCACATATTGATTTAATGACGTATAGTCGGTCACCATACGGATACCTTTCCCGTTTGGTTTTGGAATAAAGATTACGGGGCTAGTCCATGGTGTTGGCCATGTAACAGGTTCGATAATACCTGCTGAGCATTGACTCTCAAGGTCGTTCTTTGCATCAGCCacaaaagcaaatggaatTCTCCGAGCGactaaaacacattttgggacAATTTTCACATCCGCCTTGAGGTGAATATGCATGGGGGGGCCCTTCATAGGTGGTAATATGTCTCTCTCATTGAAAACATGGTCAAACTGCACAAAGATTGGCTGAAGGGCAGCATGGACGAGATCGTTTGGGTAGGTTAAAAATAGTTGCTTTATTTGAACCATGGGCTTAGGAAAGTTATGTggtatgattttcaaatcgaCGAGATTGAACCATGACAAATAAAACGAACTTTGCAAGGCTGGAGTAACGAAAGCAGTTGTAGAAGTCATTTGACCTTCGACTTCGACAGATAAGTCGACCGAGCCCAGACAACGCATTTCCGTACCATTGGCTGCCTTGATTAAACATTGATTATTATCAATGGGTATGTTGTTCTGCTTGATCAGATTCTCGGCAATAATTGGGGCCGTGGCTCCTGTGTCTGGCAACGCCTGTGCAGAAAATACACTGCCTCGTTTCGGGGTGATCGTGGTGTTAATGAGTGGCGTACTCTGAGACTTGGGGAGGGAAAGAGCGTTGATCGAAACTACCGAACAGGAGACCTCGGGATGTCCCATTGGCGAAGGGGACCGAGATTTAGTAGACGAAGGAGAGTGTGACCGAGAAAGTACGGGAGAGTgattattaaatgaattaAATGGCCTGGGTGAACGAGGGCGAGAATTGAATGGGGTAGTATGAGGTCCCCGAGACATTTTCCTGTTGTGGCAAACGGAAGCCAGATGCCCCCTCTTGTTGCATCTGAAACAAGTCATATTTTCGGCAAAACATTCCCCTCCGCTAGCATGCTTGTCATTGGTCCCACATCGATGGCATAGGTTGGTTGGATATGCATTTGAAGAGGTGAAAGAAGGTTTATTATTGCGGCCCCTTCGATAAGTGGAGACTGCAGAAAGATGTGGAATAGGGGAATCTGATCTTTTAAAGGATTGCTCAATGGTATTGGCCTATTCAAACGAGTTGGCTATGGCGACTAGGCCTTCACGTGAAATGGAGCCTTGTCGGAGAAACTCTTCACTCACACGTGTGTCAGTCGTACCCGTTATCATTCGCATTGAGTAGATATCGTCCTCTGACATATTAATAATATCGGCCTCGTTACCTTGGAGTTGAAGTCGCAAGTAGAAATCGGAGAATAATTCgccttgttgttgttggcattGGAAAAATTCATATCTGCGGGTGAGGACCGGTATGCGTTGCAAAAATATCCCACGTAAAATATCCACGCAGTCCTCGAGAGATGACGAATCTTGGATCTTCAACGACACGCTTTGTTGAAGTTTGAGGTCCAGGCAGGCTTTGAAATAACCCCGTTGTTCCACGATTGGTAAGACAGTCATTCGATTGGACGTGGAATAAAGTTCAAATGCCTCGCGCCATGCCCTGAATTCAGGCAGAGATGCGTCCATTGATAGCTTCTCAGGACGTAAGGCATCATTGATACGAGGGGAACGATGCAGGGTGGCAGGGCCATCATATGGGGTCGTTTGGGATGGAAAAGTATGAGCAAAAGCTTGGAGGACATTTTGAGACAATTCGTCCAAGGTTGCCGAGGCGGCACTCAGCTCTTCTTCCAACAACTCATACTCTTGTGGAGTCGAAGAATCGCACAGATCCAGCAATGAGGCTTCGGCTTTAGACTTGGCCTCATCGGCGCGTGAAATAAGCAAAAGAGCTCGATCGTGGAGATTGGAGGATGGAGTTTCTTCAAGACCGTCGAAAAAGGATCGGACAGAAGTGATTGCTCGCGTCAAATGGCCTCTGTAGGCCCTGTGGGAAGCCTTAGCCGTATTTGTAGTAGCCATGTCCTCAAAACGAGactcactttaaaaaaaaacaacaggcAAAATACAGTGATACCGACTGCGtcatgtttgatttggaactgatCTCATTACTTTATTCAGAGAGCGTTAAAGGTTCAGCGTTAGCAACATTAGAATCCCAGGGGAGAAGACTCAACAACTTGCAAGTCAAATGAACTTAAGCGCCAATGTTTTGACGAAGAAACCAGCAATAAGTTGTCATTACATCACCAGTTACCTCTTTCTTCTCAATCTCAGTTCTATTGTGCACCTGTCTTAAAagaatatatatttatatttactttcattttgtAGATGGGACACTACAACAGGTTCGATTGTGGAGTCTCGGTTGAAGGAGCTTCACCCACCCATGCCGGTTATGTTCATAAAGGCAATAACACAGGATAAAAATGAACTGAGGAATCTCTATGATTGTCCCGTTTACAAGACCCGTCAACGAGGACCAACTTACGTTTGGACATTCAATCTCAAAACGAAAGAGAAACCCAGCAAATGGATCCTGGCCGGTGTTGCACTATTATTGCAAATCTAGTCTTTGATTTCATCTCCATTAATATCATATCAAGTGAAGCGACTATCTTTATCAAGAGCTCACTGTACCGTAAGATAAATATCTTAAAATACGGTTACGTTTTAtgaattttttgctttaaagaAACTGTTGTCAATAATTTAAACCCATTACTCGACGTTTTTGGGTTCCAAATGTTAATTTTCCCGTTTTGTTCTTGTCGCTTCTTGCACctgtcattcattcaaagaaCATCTCCCCATTATTTGAGGCGAGGAGAACGAAGTCACTCTCAAAGGCTTTGCAACGGAAGGCTTGAACCTTGGGAAAATCAGTCTAATAAAGGggctaaagaaaaaaaatgtgaggGACCATAGatacaaaaatatgaacattCATAATAGCCTGAAATGAGCGTTTTCCAAACAATTCATCCCCAGGGTGTCATGGCAGAACTCAATGCTGAAATCACGCTACACATCTCTGTTCTCGGATTGCATGGCCCATACTCTGGTCAACTGTTCCCcattcttgaattttgtttctaaaactcaaatttcaagtcGTCTTGATCAACCTTTTACTCGCATAATGATAACAGTCTCAATGTTAGTGGTGCAACATTGGACTTGCTAATTAGGTATCTCTGAAGTAATGTGGGAGCTGTGAGCATCTTTGTCTAAATAATTTATCAAGCAAACTTGCCTCGCTCCGTGTTCGTTCCTCGGCCTTCAAGCTCTGTTCCAGGAGGAAACTGGGCTTGTAGTGTTCTTGTCTCGGGggaaaaaggtgcaaaatcTCAGCAGGATCACTCCACGTGCACCCACGTAGAGGGGAAACTGACCTCAATTATGCTCATGTTCAGGAGAGGTGAGGTGGATTTTTGAAGGAGAGAGCACCTCAATCCATTCCCGGGAGTTGATAGTTCGCGAGATGAGATTGTTATTTTAGTTATCCAACCTCGCGAATAGCCACATAAATATGCCTTGTGGAGATCTGTGCGATTGGCTTTTGGATTTAGTGTTCAAGTATGAGCAAGAAAACACCATGGTGGACTTCATAGCCAGTGACGATGGTGAGGTCCGGATCCGAGATGGCAACTCGCCCAACGACAAAATGAGAGACTCTCCAAGAAGAACCCGCGGCAATGTGGACCATGTGCCGTACACAAGGAACCAGTTGAAGCAACTTTATAATCGGCATGGAttcaatttggccatttttcgaaatgGCAGAGTTCGAGGTGAGGACTAAACCGAAAACGCTAATAAACCTAGCCCTAAAGACTCTCTCTTTCGACAAAATAGGAGTCCTGGAAGCATTCAATCCTAATGCAGTGGTCGCAGTAATGTCTGTCGCAATGGGTGAAGTGCAAATTCTTGGAGTAGAATCGGGCAATTATTTAGCCATGACTGAAGACGGGAAGTTGTTTGGAGAGCCCGATCCCACACAGACGAGCACAGTATTCTACGTGCAAACTCACGCCAGCTATTTAACCTATTTAAGGTatggaaatttgaaatctgaaatgtAAATATTGAGCACGGTTAcaaaaaacttattttcagCAAAAAGTATTCGCATATGGGATGGCATGTTGGGATCAAGAAGAACGGAGAAGTTAAAAATGGGAAGATGACACTGCATCCATGGGGACAACGAGCCATTTTGTTCTCACTCAGGAAACCTTTCGTCGAGCATCATCCTGTAAGGCTTATCAAGAACAGACACGGTTTTtacttggccattttcaaagatGGCACTGTCAAAGGTAGTTTAAAATCATAATCAACAAATCCCTGTTCCCTAAGAGTGACATTTGTCTCCAGGTACCAAGGACGAAAACGATCCGCATTCAGTATTGGAGTTCACGTCCAGTGATCCACCAGGAGCTTTTCGAATTCATGGGGTTGAGGCCGATCTGTACGTGGCTATGGATGAAAAGGGTCGAGTGTATGGGGAGAAAAACCGCCAACATGAAGGAACCTTGTTCCAAGAGCACGCACAGGTTCGAGAACACGtgtttcaagatgaaagaatcGCCCAACCTCTCATTTGGTTTCTTCTAGGGTGTTTACTTtgtttatctgaatgtgcattCGGCTCATTTGGGATGGCATTTGGGCATTAAGAAATCGGGAAAGGTCAAAAACGGAAAGAAAACGTGGAATCCTAGTAGTCAAAAGGCGATTCAATTCTCACATaaattctcatttcaaactaCAAGACCCATCGACCAGGGCTTTCCATTTGGTGAAAAAATCCCTCCTTTGGCTTTTATTGATGAAGATGTCGTGGACCGTGATCATTGAATAAAAAGCaatgtacattttcaaataaacacGGAAATCTTGGTATGTCTATGCTGCAGTTTCATTAAATTTTCGTAAAGGAttctttgatttgcttccaacTGCTAATCCCAACAAAATTCACCTGCTTCACCTTGACAGTATCCCTTTCCGTTAgttagatgaaaaaaaaggagcaTAGTGCTTCTCGTCACCATTTCATTGATCAGGTTCATTACCTGGGCCACGCGATTTTCTGATGGCATCTTGGTTTTTGGTTGCTATGGATTGTTAATGTCATCACTTTGTTCTTATCTTTATTTAAATGTTCTGTAATGGAACAACCAAAAGCTCAGCACCTTCAGAGTTCAAATACAAATCTACAGCTATTAAATGGCATAATTCAACTCATTGCAGGTAGTTCAAGCCAATTAAAAGATCATGCAAGTCTTAATCAATAATTCAAACGACTTCCTATTAGTAATGCCCCACAGTGCCAGAACAAAGAATTAGAAGATCATCAGCATGCCTACAGGGTCTTGAAAGTAAATCAGGACAAAATGGCACAAAGGAATGCACTTGCACTTTTCTACTTACCGCTAAAATTCTTGCAAATCGTAACAATTGCTAACCAGACACCGTGCATCAATTGTCGTTTCACAAAGTTACTATGGTTTCGATGGAGGAAGTCGTTAGAACCACCATACTGGAATTGGTTAAGTCTGGTCATAATGCCTCTACCTCTGTTATCATCAACTTATCTGGATATCCGAGAAGCACGGTCCATGAAGTTGTAAAGCCGTGCAAAACGACAGGGAGTGGTCACCGCCCAAGAAGTGACAAAATATGAACTCTGAGGTTCTTGGCAAAGCTGAAGAAGGCTGTCATGACCAACCCCATGATGGCCATGTCTGTCTTGGCCAAGAACCATTATGTCAGCACTGCAACCATATCTAGGTCAATCAACAAGGATTTGGGGCTTTCTAGCTATACTTGTGGTCATTGCCAACCATTGACATCAAGGCAAAAGACGGTTCAAGTGGAGATATGCAAATCCTTGTGCAATTGGCTTGGGAAAAGGCCAACCATTGTAGTCATTTGCAGTTACGAGAAGAACTTCGTAGTGGATAGAGGTGACAATGCCAGAAATGACTGTTGGATTGCTGCTACGTCCATAGATGTACCTCCAGTCATGACAACTGAACATCCAGCAAGCGTGATGGTCTTGAGCGTGATCACCAGCTATGGGAAGGTCATGCCACCTCACTTTTTCGAGCAGGGCGTCAGACTCAACTCAAAAGGCTACTTGAAGGTCTCTTTAAGACTGTGGTTCAACCTGGACGAGATCTCCACCATCCAAAGGGTGGATGGGTATGGCAACAGGATGGAACTACTTGCCACACCTCTTCAATGGAGACCTCCTACGTGAATGAGGAGTTTGAAAGCTTTTGGCCTCCAATCCTTTGGCTCCCAAGCTCGTCTGACCTGAATCCAAGTGATTATTACTTGTGGGCAATGTGGAGAAGTTGGCTTGTAGAAGATCGCACAATAGCGTCACAATTCTCAAGGTCTCAATCATGGCTACCATGGCCAGGCTTTCAGTTGAGGAAGTAGCTAAGGCCTGTAAGTGCCTCAGATCCAGGGCAGAAGCCCTTGTAGCAGCATCAGGAGGGCATAATGAATGAAATCTGATCCAAACAGGGGGAACATGAGAAATAGAACGTCATatcctgtgttatgtattgCATAAGTCTTATTTTACGTTAGTTAGTCAATGTTTCGCTTCGTCCGGATTAACCTGCAAGACCCTGTAAGCGCATGATCTTAGAGTCACATAGAAATCCTAGTACGGTGAATAAAATAAGCCTCATCAGGTTTTAGAGAAATCGTGGCATTTTTCTAGTTTGCAAAACcacaaggaacaactttgacttTATTTCTGCATATTAAAGTTTTACCAAGATAAACAATCAATGAATGTCTTGTAAAAATCGTGCAAAAATGCACCTTTACTCATAATCCTAAAACCCAAATCACTAAAACTAGCTGTTGGCT
This DNA window, taken from Tigriopus californicus strain San Diego chromosome 9, Tcal_SD_v2.1, whole genome shotgun sequence, encodes the following:
- the LOC131886660 gene encoding uncharacterized protein LOC131886660, producing MPCGDLCDWLLDLVFKYEQENTMVDFIASDDGEVRIRDGNSPNDKMRDSPRRTRGNVDHVPYTRNQLKQLYNRHGFNLAIFRNGRVRGVLEAFNPNAVVAVMSVAMGEVQILGVESGNYLAMTEDGKLFGEPDPTQTSTVFYVQTHASYLTYLSKKYSHMGWHVGIKKNGEVKNGKMTLHPWGQRAILFSLRKPFVEHHPVRLIKNRHGFYLAIFKDGTVKGTKDENDPHSVLEFTSSDPPGAFRIHGVEADLYVAMDEKGRVYGEKNRQHEGTLFQEHAQGVYFVYLNVHSAHLGWHLGIKKSGKVKNGKKTWNPSSQKAIQFSHKFSFQTTRPIDQGFPFGEKIPPLAFIDEDVVDRDH